From the Quercus lobata isolate SW786 chromosome 6, ValleyOak3.0 Primary Assembly, whole genome shotgun sequence genome, one window contains:
- the LOC115950382 gene encoding phenylcoumaran benzylic ether reductase Betv6-like, with protein MAHKSKILIIGGTGYIGKYIVEESAKAGHPTFALVRENTASNPEKSKLIESFKSSGVTFLNGDIYHHESLVKAIKQVDVVISAVGTQQIADQVNNIAAIKEAGNIKRFLPSEFGSAMDRAKAVDPIKHHLGVKASIRRSIEAEGIPYTYLLSNGFAGYFLPNFGISRTGGTGSFTAPPRDKVEIIESPSPLNLRLSIKHATFVRGNLTNSEVKTSFGVEASELYPEVKYTTADEYLDQFV; from the exons ATGGCTCACAAAAGCAAGATTCTGATAATTGGGGGGACTGGATACATTGGAAAATACATAGTAGAGGAAAGTGCGAAAGCTGGGCACCCCACTTTTGCATTGGTCAGAGAGAACACAGCTTCTAATCCTGAAAAGTCTAAACTCATTGAGAGCTTCAAGAGCTCTGGAGTGACATTTCTCAAT GGAGACATCTATCATCATGAGAGCTTGGTGAAGGCAATAAAGCAAGTCGATGTAGTTATCTCTGCTGTTGGAACACAACAGATAGCTGATCAGGTGAATAATATTGCAGCCATCAAAGAAGCTGGAAATATCAAG AGGTTCCTCCCGTCCGAGTTTGGAAGTGCTATGGATCGTGCCAAGGCAGTCGATCCAATTAAACATCATCTCGGGGTCAAGGCTAGCATCCGAAGATCCATCGAGGCCGAAGGAATTCCATATACCTACCTTCTGTCTAATGGCTTTGCTGGGTACTTTTTGCCCAACTTCGGAATTTCACGTACTGGTGGCACTGGCAGTTTCACAGCTCCTCCTAGGGACAAAGTAGAAATAATTG AGTCTCCCAGTCCTTTAAACCTCAGACTATCCATTAAGCACGCTACATTTGTGAGGGGAAATCTTACAAACTCTGAGGTTAAGACTTCTTTTGGCGTGGAGGCTTCAGAGCTTTATCCAGAGGTGAAATACACCACTGCAGATGAATACTTGGACCAGTTTGTCTAA